Part of the Subtercola frigoramans genome, CCGCGGTGGGCAACAACGCCGTCACGGCGACCGTGGGTGGCGACAGCTTCGGCCAGATCAGCGGTGTCGCACCAGCGGCGAAGATCTCGGTCTACAAGGTCTGCTGGTCGGGTCCCGACCCCGCCTCCAGCGACGACGATGGATGCACGAACGCCGACATGCTCGCAGCGATCGACCAGTCTGTGGCCGACGGCGTCGACGTGCTGAACTTCTCCATTGGTGGCTCCTCTGCGCTCACGACCGTCTCCGACACCGACGTCGCCTTCCTCGGCGCGGCCTCTGCCGGCATCTTCGTCGCGGCCTCGGCTGGCAACTCCGGCCCCTCGGCCTCGACGCTCGACAACGCATCGCCGTGGTACACCACGGTGGCGGCCTCGACGATCCCCAGCTATGAAGCCACGGCAACGCTCGGTACTACCGAGAAGTTCGCCGGCGGTTCCATCACGGTCCAGCCCCACGGCTCTGGCCCGCTCACCGGACCGCTCGTTCGCGCCGACCTGGTGAAGCTGGCTTCGGCAACGGCGGCAGACGCGCTGCTCTGTGCACCAGGGTCACTCGACCCTGCGAAGGTTTCCGGAAACATCGTGTTCTGCCAGCGCGGGGTCTACGACCGGACGGCGAAGTCCGCTGAGGTGCTTCGTGCCGGTGGTATCGGCATGCTGCTGGTGAACAAGACCCCCAGCTCGATCGATCTCGACGAGCACTCCGTACCGACCGTGCACCTCGACTCGACGGCCTGGAACACCACGTACGCATACTCGGCACTTCCTGGCGCGACGGTCACGCTGAGCAAGGGCAACACCGCGGGCCCGTCCCCGGCAGTGCCGCAGCTCGCCGGGTTCTCGTCACACGGCCCGGTGCTGGGTGGCGGCAGCGACATCCTGAAGCCCGACATCACGGCCCCTGGCGTTGCCATCCTCGCGGCAGCAGCGAACGCCCAGGGCGGGGATCCGACCTGGGAGTTCCTCTCCGGCACCTCGATGGCCGCCCCGCACATCGCGGGTCTTGCGGCACTGTATCTGGGCGTGCATCCACAGGCCACTCCTGCTGAGATCAAGTCGGCCATGATGACGACGGCGGGCAACACCGTCGACAGCACCGGCGCAGACGTGACCGACGTGTTCGGCCAGGGTGCCGGCAACGTCGACCCGACGAAGTATTTCAACCCCGGCCTGCTGTACCTCAACACCAGCGACAACTGGTGGCAGTACATCGTGGGAATGGGCTACGACGTCACGAGTGACCCGCCCATCGTGCCGATCGACCCGAGCGACCTCAACCTCGCTTCGATCGCCATCGGCTCGCTCACGGGTTCGCAGACCGTCACCCGAACGGTGACATCGACGCAGGCCGGCACATTCACCGCGTCTCCGGTCTCCATTCCGGGTATCGACACGGTGATCTCGCCGACTAGCCTGTCGTTCGACGCGGCGGGCGAGTCCAAGAGCTACACCGTCTCGTTCACGCGAACGGATGCCCCGCTCAACGAATTCGCCACCGGCTACCTCTCGTGGACGAGCGGCGACACGGTCGTCAGGAGCCCGCTCGCGGTGCAGCCTGTCGCCCTTCTGGCGCCGGCTGTGGTGACGGGAACGGGAACCACCGGGTCGGTCGACGTACCCGTGACCCCCGGCGCCGACGGATCGATTCCGCTGGTCGCCGAGGGGCTCGCGAAGGGTGACCTGCTGCTCTCGACCGACCAGGACCCGGGCATCCCGCTCGGTGGTCACTCCGCCGTACAGGGCCAGGGCACTCCGGCCCTGTTCGATGTGACGGTGCCCGAAGGCGTGAGTTATGCGCGCTTCGACCTGCATTCGGTCACGACGGCCGAAGAGGGTGCTGACCTCGACCTCACGGTCGATCTGATCGACGATGCCAATGATGGGGCCGTTCTCGACGAATGGGTCTCGGCAACCGGTGCGGCGAACGAGCGGGTCAACATCGCTTCGCCGGCCGCGGGGCACTACCGACTGAGCGTCGACGTGTTCTCGCTGCCCACCGGGCAGACGACAGCGGCGATGGACATGCGGTCGTTCCTCGTCTCGCCGACCGGGGGTAGCGGCGCCTTCACGGTGCCACCGGCCATCGACGGCACCCAGGGCACGTCGACCTCGTACACGGCATCGTGGCGTGGACTCGACTACTCGTCTCCGTACCTCGGATCTGTCGCCTACGGCGACACGGGGCTGACGACGATGTTCGAGGTCACGACCGAGGCGGCACCTCCGACGACGCCCACGACCACCCCGACCCCGACCGACACGGCATCGCCTGTACCCACTGTTCCGGGCACTCCGACGCCGACGTCATCGAATTCGGCATCGGCATCGGCTGTGCCCGACCCGGGCTCGGGTGGCTCAGGGCTGGCATCGACGGGTCTGACGGTGTTGGTGCCGATCGGTCTGGCGGGCATCCTGTTGCTCGCAGGAATCAGCGCGCTGGTGGTTCGCCGTCGCCGCGCAGCTTCGGTTGACGGAGGCCTCGACGAGTAACCCGGATGTGAACGCGACGACGGTCTGACCGTTGCGAAGCGGCGCTTTCCACGAACTGTGGGAGGCGCCGCTTTCTCTTGTCTTCGCCGCGGAATCGCCTGGCTTTACATCGAGTCACGTCTGCCCCTAGAGTTACCAGTTATCACTCAGGTAACACCAACCCTGTGGATTCGCGCGAGAGGCAACGACCCATGGCACACGATCTGTCAGACGTGCGATTCCTGACCGTTGCCGAGGTTGCAGACATGATGCGGGTATCGAAGATGACCGTGTATCGGCTGGTGCATTCGGGAGACCTTCCGGCAATCCGATTCGGCCGGTCGTTCCGGGTCCCCGAGACGGCCGTGGTGGCCGCCATCGGCACACCTGCGGTCGACTCGGCGGCCGCCGACAGCCGGACGGCGCCTTCGGCAGAGTCTGCCTAGCCGCTCGATGCGCTAGACTGCTCCGAGGTAATTTTTCCTTCTCGGCTGCACAGGAGTGTGGCCAAACCCAAATCTTGTGAGGTATCTGTGGGTTCAGTAATTAAGAAGCGTCGTAAGCGCATGGCGAAGAAGAAGCACCGCAAGCTGCTTCGTAAGACTCGTCACCAGCGTCGCAACAAGAAGTAGAACACGTCAGAGCGACGGCGCCTCCGGGTTCTCCGTCGAAGCTCTGCGTGCTCCCTCACGGGGAGTGCACCAGGCGTCAGGCTCTCGAAGCCTGGCGCTTTTTGTGTTGATTCGGTGCGAGAACTCGCCTGTGCCGTTCTGACGGGCGCAGAATGGGCCACCGGGCGAGGCGCGCGTGCTCGGTCAGGGCGCGGTCGGGGTGCACCAACACCGGATGCCCGACTGCGCTGAGCAGTGGCAGGTCGTTGGACGAATCGGAGTAGGCCCAGCACTGCCGGAGGTCGATATTCGCTCCGCTGGCGATGATCGCCGCCACGGTTGCCTTCTCGCCAGCGTGGAGCATCGGCCCGTCGAGGCGCCCGGTGAACGCTCCGTCGACGGTCTCGAACTGTGTGCCCCGCGCTCCCGTGAATCCGAGCTCCTCTGCGAGCACCTGCGCCACGATGTCTGCGGTAGTGGAGAGCAGCCAGACCTGGTCGCCTCTGGCGAGGTGCAGACGCGCCCTGGTGAGGACCTCTGGCCGGAGTCTGGCCTGGATACGTCGACGGTAGACCTCCTGTCCCAGACGACGCAGCTCGTCTTCGGTGTGCCCGGTGAGCATCTGAAGCGTTCTGTTCTTCGCTGTCTCGGTGTGGCGCATGTTCTCACCGACCGCCATGAACCTGGCTTGCTGCCAGACGAACGACGCCACGTCGCGGGCGGTGAGCAGTTTCAGGCGCCACGCCCCCAGGCCGACCAGATACACCGTGGCGCCTCGCACCAGCGTGTTGTCGATGTCGATGAACGCTATCGAAGATGTGGCCGTCGCCTCGGTCATGCCGCCCATGCTACCGGGCAGGCACCCGCAGTACAGTAGACCCGTGGCGCATGCTGAACTCACCCTCATCGGAAAGCCGGGCTGTCACCTCTGCGACGATGCGCGTACGGTGATCGCGGAGGTCACGGAGTCGCTTCGAGGCAATCCCGGATCGCCATCAATCACGCTGGCCGAGGTTTCGATCCTCGACGACCAGGCCTTGTTCGACGAGCATGTCGAAGACATCCCGGTTGTGCTCATCAATGGCCGAATCCACACCTTCTGGCGGGTCGACCCGGCCCGTCTCGCCACCGCACTGTTGGGAGTCCGATGATCCGGCACATAGTCACCTTCAGCTTGTCCGCCGAGTCGGCCGAGAAGCGGGCGGAACAGGCGGCCTGGGCCGGCGAACAGCTCATCTCGCTGGTGCCTCTCATTCCACAGATCCTCGCGCTCAGCATCGTGCACGATGTTCGCCACGAGGCAGGCAATGCCGATTTCGCGCTGATCGCGGACTATGCCGACCAGGCGGCGCTCGACGCGTACCAGGTACATCCCGATCATGTTCGGGTCTCCTCCTCCATCAAGCCCCTCGTTGCGACGCGACTGGCCATCGACTTCGACGTCTGATTGCTCCCACGCGCGCCCTCGTCGTACCTCGGACCGGCGTCGCGCACAGGCCGATTCTCTGCAGCACCGTCCATTCCACAGGGCATCCCACACGAGGGTTCTCCACAGATCACGTCTGATGGCGGTGTAGTCATCGGGTGGCGCTCTATCGTGAGCCCATGAAGAACTCTCGTGTCTCCCTCTGGGCGGTCGCGCCCGAAGACCGGCCACGCGAAAAGCTGGCTCGCCTCGGGCCGGCCGGGCTCAGTGATGCAGAGCTGGTAGCGCTCGTGCTCGGCTCGGGTCTCCGAGGCGTCAACGTACTCGACAGTGCCCGGCTGCTGCTCGAGCAGTCCGGGGGCGTGCAGGAGCTCATGGGATTGACCGTACGCGAGCTCAGGCAGCTGATCGGCGTCGGGGCCGCGACAGCGGGTCGTCTTGTCGCCGTCGCCGAACTCTGGCGCCGGGCCCACGACCCACCGCCCGGACCGGCGGTTGAGACGGCAACCGATCTTGTGCGTGCGATTCGTGCGCAGGTCGAAGTGGATTCGGTCAGCCGCTCGGGTTTCGGCGACCACGTGGATGAGGCCCCGCCAGCGACCTACCTCGTGATCACCGACGCCGAGCTTCGCCTTCGATGGGTGCTCGCACTCGCCACGAGCGACGATGAGACCATTGCGGCATTCGCCTCGCGGGTGCTGCACGAGGTGCTCTTTCGTGGTGGCTCTGCCTTCGCGGTCGCTTGGCTGAGCTCGGAGGGGTTCTCCGATGACTCCGAGGCGCGCGCGGCCCACGATGTGCTCAGAATAGCGTCGGCGACCGTCGGCCTGACTTTCCTGTCGGCGCTCGTGGTCACCGGTCCGAGCTGGCAGGCGCTCTGAGTTCAGGTGGATTTTGCGTTGTGGTGAGCTCTGAGCTGCGGCCGACTCTGAACTGCGGCAGGCGCTGGCTCGGCTACGGGGTCAGGCGGGTCGGCCCACGGAAGAGATAGGTGACCTCACGCAGGTTTCCCTGGTGCAGCAACAACATGAGCACGCGAGCGAGCCCCATGCCGAACCCGCCGTGGGGCGGCATTCCGTAGCGGAAGAAGTCGAAGTAGTACGCAAGCTCCTCGGGGTCGAGGCCCTTCTCGATCGCCTGCGCTTCGAGCACGTCGACACGGTGTTCGCGCTGGGCGCCGGTGGTGATCTCCGTGCCCCTAAAGATGAGGTCGTAGCTCTTCGTGATCGTCGGGTCTTCGTCGGAACGCATGTGATAGAACGGGCGGATGCTCGTGGGGTAGTCGGTGAGGAACACGAACTCGTGCCCGTAGGTCTCCTCGACGTACGCGGCGATCTGCCGTTCGCCCTCCGGATCCATGTCATCGTCGTTGCGATCGACGATGTGCCCTCGTTCGGCGACGATGCGCTTCGCCTCGAGCAGGGGGATGCGGGGGAATGGAACCGTCGGAACGACCACGTCGATGTCGAACAGTGCTTTGATCTGCTCGCCGTGCTTCTCCTTCACCGCGGCGATGCCGGCGGCGAGCAGTTCTTCCTGCATGTGCATGACGTCTTCGTGGCTGTCGATCCAGCTGATCTCCGTGTCGACGCCGGTGAACTCGGTCGCGTGGCGCGAGGTGAACGACGGGTCGGCACGAAAGACCGGGCCGATGTCGAAGACCTTGCCGAAGCCGGCGGCCTGCGCCATCTGCTTGAAGAACTGCGGGCTCTGGGCCAGGTAGGCGGTCGTGTCGAAGTAGTCGAGCTTGAAGAGCTCGGCGTTCGACTCCGAGGGGCTGCCCATGAGCTTCGGGGTGTGGATCTCGATGTAGTCGTTGTCGATCCAGTACGTGCGGAAGGCGTGCTCGAGCGTCGTCTGGATGCGGAAGATGAGCGCATTGCGCGGCACCCGCAGGTCGAGGAACCGCCAGTCCATCCGCTTGTCGATGCCGCTGTCTACGGCGATCGGCGTTTCGGCGATGGCCGTCGAGGCCACAGTCAGGGTCTCGAGCTTCACTTCGATACCGCCGAGCTTGACCCGCTCGTCGTGCTTGAGCCGGCCGGTCACCGAGACGAACGAGCCCTGGGTGAGAGCTGAGATCGTGGTGGCCGGTTGGTCGGCGATGACGACACCCTGATCATCCGAATTTCTCGGGTTCACCAGCTGAACCGCCCCGCTCTCGTCGCGGAGCACGACGAACTGCACCTTCTTCTGGTCGCGAACCGTCTCCACCCACCCCGAGACACTGACGGGGCCATCGGCCAGGGCGGGGAGGTCTTTGATGAGTACGCGATCAGTCACGAGAGCCAATCTTATCGCGGGAGGTGCTGCGGGCGCCGCGCGGCCAGGGGTGCCGAAGCCAGTCGTGATTACGGGAGGCGGTTGAAGCGCACCTCGGAGGAGCGGTGGCCGTAGCCGTCGGTGACGGTTTCGATGATCGCGGCGACGATCGCGATGGCGGCGAGAACGCCGAGGAGAGTGAGGGTGATGATGATAGCCATGATGGGGGTAGTTCCTTTCGTGAGTCCATTCCACTCCTGTTGACTGTTCAGCACAATCTAGTTCTTCTTCGCTTTTTGTGAAGCTGAGCTTCATCACTTATGAGTCATTCAGGTGCTGAGCAGCTTGGCTTGTTCTACGCTCCGTAGACTGTGGGGCGTGGTAGCCAGCCAAATTCATCTCGTCCGTCACGGCGAGGTCTTCAATCCCGAGCATGTGCTCTATGGGCGACTGCCCGGCTTCGGGCTCTCAGACCTCGGCCGGCAGATCGCACAGTCGGCAGCCGACGAACTCGCAGAGCGAAACCGTCCGGTCTCCGCCCTCTTCGCTTCGCCGCTGCAGCGCGCACAGGAGTCTGCCGAACCCCTGTCTGCTGCCTTCGGCCTCGAGATCCAGACCGAACCGCGCATCATCGAACCCACCAACAAGTTCGAGGGCATGAGCCCGCAGATGCGCAACGCAGCGCTGCGCCGGCCACAGAACTGGTCCTGGGTCGCGAACCCGTTCAAGCCGAGCTGGGGCGAGCCGTACAAGAGCATCACGAACCGGATGATCGCTGCCCTGCACGATGCGTACGACTCCGTCGATTCGGGCGACGTCGTCATGGTGAGCCACCAGCTGCCGATCTGGGCGACCCACCTCGAGATCACCGGGCAACGACTGTGGCACGACCCTCGCAGGAGGCGCTGCAACCTGTCGAGCATCACCTCGTTCGAGCGCGTCGGCGGCATCTTTCTCGAAGTCGGCTACGAAGACCCCGCGGCAGACCTCCTGGCGCTGGCCACCGACGACGGGGCGGTGTGACACCGGGCATGCCTGACTCACTCTTTACCCGAATCCTGTCGGCGCGCACCTCGCGTCGCCTGCGTGCGTTCGGCGCTGCACTGGCATTGGCTGGGCTGCTCGCCGGCTGCTCGAGCGACACCTGGGCCAAGCAATACGCGGCCGGCGACTCGAAGCAGTACATCGCCGGCGACGGCACCGTGACCGAGATTGCCGCAGAGAACCGTGGCACTCCCGTCAGCTTCACGGCCACCACGGAATCCGGAACGTCCGTAGGCTCCTCGCAGTACCTGGGCCAGGTGCTCGTTCTGAACTTCTGGTACGCCGGGTGCGCGCCCTGCCGGGCCGAAGCACCCGCTCTGCAGACCCTCAGCGCGAAATACGCCGACAAGGGAGCGAGCTTTCTCGGTGTGAACGTGCGCGACCAGGCCGACACCGCCCTCTCGTTCGAGAAGTCGTTCGGCATCACCTATCCGTCGGTCATCGACACCGACGGGGGTGTGCAGCTGGCCCTCGCAGGGCTTGTCGCGCCCAACGCCGTGCCGACGACACTCGTGATCGACAAGCAGGGCCGGGTCGCCGCACGGATTCTGGGCCAGACCACCGAGCCGAGCATCCTCGACACCCTCATCAGCGGCGCTGTCGCTGAAACGAACTGACAACCGTGGTGAACCCGTTCGCCGACGCCGTGCTCAACGGCCAGCTCCTCGTTGCGATTCCCATCGCCATGCTGGCCGGGCTGGTCTCGTTTGCTTCGCCGTGCGTGCTGCCGCTCGTTCCGGGCTACCTGGCGTACGTCGGCGGCCTGAGTGAGCCGGGGGAGCGTTCGAATCGCCGCAGGGTGCTTCTGGGCATCAGCCTCTTCGTTCTCGGCTTCTCCCTGGTCTTCGTGGCGGCATCGACGCTGTTCGGAGCGCTCGGCGTGTGGCTGCTGGTCTGGGGCGACGTCATCACCCGGGTGCTTGGTGTCATCGTGATTCTGCTCGGACTGGTGTTCATCGGGCAGTTCAGCTTCATGCAGCGCACCTTCAAACCCTCATGGCGACCGGCGACGGGGCTGGCTGGTGCCCCCATTCTCGGCATCGTGTTCGGGTTGGGCTGGACCCCGTGCATCGGCCCGACACTCGGTGCAATCCAGGCGCTCAGCCTCAGCGGCGGCTCTGCGTGGAGCGGCGCCCTCCTGGGGCTGTTCTACTGCCTGGGTCTCGGCATTCCCTTCCTCCTGGTGGCGCTCGGGCTCAACTGGGTCACGCACTCCATTGCATTCCTGAAGCGGCATATTCGTTTCATCAACATTCTCGGGGGAGCAGGGCTCGTCGTGATCGGTGTTCTCATGGTCAGCGGTCTCTGGACCGCCTGGACCTACCAGCTGCAGGCGGTGATCACAGGTTTTGTCCCGGCCATCTGATCACATCGATTCACCCGACCCCTCGGCCGCCGTCTCCGGCCCCGGCGGCGACGACATCGTGCAGCCCAAGCTCGGGCTCGTGGGGTGGTTGCGCTGGTTCTGGCGGCAGCTCACCAGCATGCGCACAGCGCTCTTCCTCCTGTTGCTGCTGGCGTTCGCAGCTGTTCCCGGTTCGCTCGTACCCCAGCGCGCCGCCGACCCGAACGGCGTCACCCAGTACTTCGCCGACAACCCCTCGCTTGCGCCGTTCCTCGACAAGCTTCAGGCGTTCGATGTCTACACCTCGGTGTGGTTCTCGAGCATCTACCTTCTTCTCTTCATCTCCCTCGTCGGCTGCGTCATCCCCCGCGCAAAGCACCACTTCGACGCCCTCCGCGCCAAGCCCCCGCGCACCCCGCGCAACCTCGCCCGACTGGGCGGATTCCAGCGGCGCGAGCTGCCGGCCGAAGCAGGCACCAGCGCAGTGCAGGCCATCGAGGTCGCCCGGCGCCAGCTGCGCAAATCGGGGTACCGCGTCGTGGTCTTCGCCGACGCCGGGGCCGACGGCTTCACAGACACCGCCTCCGTCTCGGCCGAGCGCGGCTACGCCCGTGAGACGGGCAACCTCATCTTCCACGCAGCTCTGGTGGGCATCCTGATGACCGTCGGGGTCGGCGGAGGCTTCGGATTCGCTGGCCAGCGCACCCTCGTTGAGGGCGGTGGCACCTTCGTCAACACGCTGAGCGCCTTCGACACCTTCAACCCTGGCCGATTCTTCAGCGAGAACTCGCTCGACCCCTACTCATTGAAGCTCGACCAGTTCACCGCCACCTACGAGACCAAGGCCGACGGGGCATTCGGGCAGCCGATCGACTACAACGCCACCGTCACCACGCAGGAGAAGGGCCAGGCCGCGCAGCAGTCGACCATCAAGGTCAACTCGCCGCTGCGCATCGGCGGCACCGACGTCTACCTGCTCGGCAACGGCTACGCACCGACGATCACCGTCAA contains:
- a CDS encoding S8 family serine peptidase, which gives rise to MSIPRRRFALPHDGVIGRTAKRRRGLTVAAALAAVVLGVSGAAASASALPAINGVSAAVSQGTTPSIGFTPLPSAPTQPVSDFTDGRYVVAMTNPAASTYNGGLNGFAPTKPDQGSQMNARSAPVTSYTDFLASQQKDVASSVGASVDYSYTLAFNGFSANLTAAQASALTANKNVARVTRDELKHITAAEPSTTFLGLDGPSGVWAKNGGVDAAGDGVVVGDIDTGIAPENPSFAGDALGTTPGAAPYVDSSAPDGVGPITFAKADGNTFHGECVTGEQFTASDCTTKIVGARYYLDGFGAGNIGTAATGEYVSPRDGDGHGSHTGSTAVGNNAVTATVGGDSFGQISGVAPAAKISVYKVCWSGPDPASSDDDGCTNADMLAAIDQSVADGVDVLNFSIGGSSALTTVSDTDVAFLGAASAGIFVAASAGNSGPSASTLDNASPWYTTVAASTIPSYEATATLGTTEKFAGGSITVQPHGSGPLTGPLVRADLVKLASATAADALLCAPGSLDPAKVSGNIVFCQRGVYDRTAKSAEVLRAGGIGMLLVNKTPSSIDLDEHSVPTVHLDSTAWNTTYAYSALPGATVTLSKGNTAGPSPAVPQLAGFSSHGPVLGGGSDILKPDITAPGVAILAAAANAQGGDPTWEFLSGTSMAAPHIAGLAALYLGVHPQATPAEIKSAMMTTAGNTVDSTGADVTDVFGQGAGNVDPTKYFNPGLLYLNTSDNWWQYIVGMGYDVTSDPPIVPIDPSDLNLASIAIGSLTGSQTVTRTVTSTQAGTFTASPVSIPGIDTVISPTSLSFDAAGESKSYTVSFTRTDAPLNEFATGYLSWTSGDTVVRSPLAVQPVALLAPAVVTGTGTTGSVDVPVTPGADGSIPLVAEGLAKGDLLLSTDQDPGIPLGGHSAVQGQGTPALFDVTVPEGVSYARFDLHSVTTAEEGADLDLTVDLIDDANDGAVLDEWVSATGAANERVNIASPAAGHYRLSVDVFSLPTGQTTAAMDMRSFLVSPTGGSGAFTVPPAIDGTQGTSTSYTASWRGLDYSSPYLGSVAYGDTGLTTMFEVTTEAAPPTTPTTTPTPTDTASPVPTVPGTPTPTSSNSASASAVPDPGSGGSGLASTGLTVLVPIGLAGILLLAGISALVVRRRRAASVDGGLDE
- a CDS encoding helix-turn-helix domain-containing protein — translated: MAHDLSDVRFLTVAEVADMMRVSKMTVYRLVHSGDLPAIRFGRSFRVPETAVVAAIGTPAVDSAAADSRTAPSAESA
- a CDS encoding 30S ribosomal protein bS22, coding for MGSVIKKRRKRMAKKKHRKLLRKTRHQRRNKK
- a CDS encoding HAD family hydrolase, whose translation is MTEATATSSIAFIDIDNTLVRGATVYLVGLGAWRLKLLTARDVASFVWQQARFMAVGENMRHTETAKNRTLQMLTGHTEDELRRLGQEVYRRRIQARLRPEVLTRARLHLARGDQVWLLSTTADIVAQVLAEELGFTGARGTQFETVDGAFTGRLDGPMLHAGEKATVAAIIASGANIDLRQCWAYSDSSNDLPLLSAVGHPVLVHPDRALTEHARLARWPILRPSERHRRVLAPNQHKKRQASRA
- a CDS encoding glutaredoxin family protein; protein product: MAHAELTLIGKPGCHLCDDARTVIAEVTESLRGNPGSPSITLAEVSILDDQALFDEHVEDIPVVLINGRIHTFWRVDPARLATALLGVR
- a CDS encoding Dabb family protein, which translates into the protein MIRHIVTFSLSAESAEKRAEQAAWAGEQLISLVPLIPQILALSIVHDVRHEAGNADFALIADYADQAALDAYQVHPDHVRVSSSIKPLVATRLAIDFDV
- a CDS encoding UPF0758 domain-containing protein; this encodes MKNSRVSLWAVAPEDRPREKLARLGPAGLSDAELVALVLGSGLRGVNVLDSARLLLEQSGGVQELMGLTVRELRQLIGVGAATAGRLVAVAELWRRAHDPPPGPAVETATDLVRAIRAQVEVDSVSRSGFGDHVDEAPPATYLVITDAELRLRWVLALATSDDETIAAFASRVLHEVLFRGGSAFAVAWLSSEGFSDDSEARAAHDVLRIASATVGLTFLSALVVTGPSWQAL
- the aspS gene encoding aspartate--tRNA(Asn) ligase; this translates as MTDRVLIKDLPALADGPVSVSGWVETVRDQKKVQFVVLRDESGAVQLVNPRNSDDQGVVIADQPATTISALTQGSFVSVTGRLKHDERVKLGGIEVKLETLTVASTAIAETPIAVDSGIDKRMDWRFLDLRVPRNALIFRIQTTLEHAFRTYWIDNDYIEIHTPKLMGSPSESNAELFKLDYFDTTAYLAQSPQFFKQMAQAAGFGKVFDIGPVFRADPSFTSRHATEFTGVDTEISWIDSHEDVMHMQEELLAAGIAAVKEKHGEQIKALFDIDVVVPTVPFPRIPLLEAKRIVAERGHIVDRNDDDMDPEGERQIAAYVEETYGHEFVFLTDYPTSIRPFYHMRSDEDPTITKSYDLIFRGTEITTGAQREHRVDVLEAQAIEKGLDPEELAYYFDFFRYGMPPHGGFGMGLARVLMLLLHQGNLREVTYLFRGPTRLTP
- a CDS encoding histidine phosphatase family protein gives rise to the protein MVASQIHLVRHGEVFNPEHVLYGRLPGFGLSDLGRQIAQSAADELAERNRPVSALFASPLQRAQESAEPLSAAFGLEIQTEPRIIEPTNKFEGMSPQMRNAALRRPQNWSWVANPFKPSWGEPYKSITNRMIAALHDAYDSVDSGDVVMVSHQLPIWATHLEITGQRLWHDPRRRRCNLSSITSFERVGGIFLEVGYEDPAADLLALATDDGAV
- a CDS encoding TlpA disulfide reductase family protein, yielding MPDSLFTRILSARTSRRLRAFGAALALAGLLAGCSSDTWAKQYAAGDSKQYIAGDGTVTEIAAENRGTPVSFTATTESGTSVGSSQYLGQVLVLNFWYAGCAPCRAEAPALQTLSAKYADKGASFLGVNVRDQADTALSFEKSFGITYPSVIDTDGGVQLALAGLVAPNAVPTTLVIDKQGRVAARILGQTTEPSILDTLISGAVAETN
- a CDS encoding cytochrome c biogenesis CcdA family protein, with the translated sequence MVNPFADAVLNGQLLVAIPIAMLAGLVSFASPCVLPLVPGYLAYVGGLSEPGERSNRRRVLLGISLFVLGFSLVFVAASTLFGALGVWLLVWGDVITRVLGVIVILLGLVFIGQFSFMQRTFKPSWRPATGLAGAPILGIVFGLGWTPCIGPTLGAIQALSLSGGSAWSGALLGLFYCLGLGIPFLLVALGLNWVTHSIAFLKRHIRFINILGGAGLVVIGVLMVSGLWTAWTYQLQAVITGFVPAI
- the resB gene encoding cytochrome c biogenesis protein ResB, whose translation is MSRPSDHIDSPDPSAAVSGPGGDDIVQPKLGLVGWLRWFWRQLTSMRTALFLLLLLAFAAVPGSLVPQRAADPNGVTQYFADNPSLAPFLDKLQAFDVYTSVWFSSIYLLLFISLVGCVIPRAKHHFDALRAKPPRTPRNLARLGGFQRRELPAEAGTSAVQAIEVARRQLRKSGYRVVVFADAGADGFTDTASVSAERGYARETGNLIFHAALVGILMTVGVGGGFGFAGQRTLVEGGGTFVNTLSAFDTFNPGRFFSENSLDPYSLKLDQFTATYETKADGAFGQPIDYNATVTTQEKGQAAQQSTIKVNSPLRIGGTDVYLLGNGYAPTITVKDPAGNVVFTDSVPFLPQDANLTSVGVVKIPDGLAKQLGMIGFFYPTQATSTTGAFYSSYPDAQYPVLTLNVYDGDLGLNGGVPTSVYSLNTDKMTQLTGGKTGVKSIELKPGDSQSLPDGLGTISFDAVHRYASLDIHHDPTQGWVLLFAASALGGLLISLFIPRRRVWVKATERSDGTLTLEYAGLARGEDPRLVTAVTEIADRHTKTLSDAPDAAIPADRTNT